In the genome of Phycisphaerales bacterium, one region contains:
- a CDS encoding thrombospondin type 3 repeat-containing protein, whose product MRAGSVMLLGLLAIGTWRANAQPSELPELVVVIGSSVLPTDAVLGLPDTRVGDTLVIDLRLENRGDQTVYFEGESMLTFDGPASFALLEAPQVMVIDPGEIAKVRLSFFPLRPWAYTAALEFRTLVPTESTPTGDFHLEFAGRGRVLDCNWNGVDDEIDLLNAFSADCDQNGVPDECDIELGHLADLDDNGVADLCDPDCNDNGYPDGYELLRGWENDCNLNGRPDRCDIASGDSLDLNHNGIPDECEADCNGNGIPDDLDIALGLSSDCNGNGIPDECELADGLLEDCDANGIADLCELDSDGDGIIDACDNCPSVYNPDQLDSNGDGTGDACAKKDDTTKPGDSDIPDDGGAPGDGGQPPGGDAGDGTTPPALGDDDGHGPEDLPPNNEDATLPDRMVEFPDELGCGGPLCGAGLAPLLPLMILGLGSWKVQRRRQAGASRPCR is encoded by the coding sequence GTGCGCGCCGGCAGTGTCATGCTGCTTGGCCTGCTAGCGATCGGAACCTGGCGCGCGAATGCGCAGCCGAGCGAACTACCGGAACTTGTTGTCGTGATCGGCTCATCCGTCCTCCCCACCGATGCCGTGCTGGGACTACCCGATACGCGGGTGGGGGATACGCTCGTCATCGACCTGCGGCTGGAGAACCGGGGGGACCAGACCGTTTACTTCGAGGGGGAATCGATGCTGACGTTCGATGGACCGGCCTCCTTCGCCTTGCTCGAAGCGCCGCAGGTGATGGTGATCGATCCTGGGGAAATAGCGAAAGTGCGGTTGAGCTTTTTTCCGCTGCGACCGTGGGCGTACACTGCGGCCCTCGAGTTTCGCACGCTGGTGCCGACTGAAAGTACACCGACCGGCGACTTCCACCTCGAATTCGCTGGCCGGGGGCGGGTCCTCGACTGCAATTGGAATGGCGTGGATGATGAGATTGACCTGCTGAACGCTTTCAGCGCTGATTGTGACCAGAACGGGGTGCCCGATGAGTGTGACATCGAACTCGGACACCTCGCCGATCTCGACGACAACGGCGTCGCTGACCTTTGCGATCCCGACTGTAATGACAATGGCTACCCCGATGGCTACGAACTACTCAGGGGTTGGGAGAACGACTGCAACCTCAATGGCCGACCCGACCGATGCGATATTGCGAGTGGCGACTCGCTTGACCTGAATCACAACGGTATTCCGGATGAGTGCGAAGCGGACTGCAATGGCAACGGAATTCCGGACGACCTCGACATCGCCCTGGGTCTGAGCTCCGACTGCAATGGGAACGGCATTCCCGACGAATGCGAACTGGCCGACGGCCTGCTCGAGGATTGTGACGCCAACGGCATCGCCGATCTGTGCGAGCTCGACAGTGATGGCGACGGCATCATCGACGCGTGTGACAACTGCCCGTCTGTCTACAACCCGGACCAGCTCGACAGCAACGGTGACGGCACGGGCGATGCCTGCGCGAAGAAGGATGACACCACGAAACCAGGCGATAGCGATATTCCGGATGATGGCGGTGCACCCGGCGACGGCGGCCAACCTCCGGGCGGGGATGCGGGCGATGGCACCACTCCGCCGGCACTCGGTGACGACGACGGTCACGGTCCGGAAGACCTGCCTCCCAACAATGAGGATGCGACCCTCCCCGATCGCATGGTTGAATTCCCGGACGAACTGGGCTGCGGCGGACCGCTCTGCGGAGCCGGCCTCGCTCCGTTGCTGCCGTTGATGATCCTGGGGCTGGGCTCGTGGAAAGTGCAGCGCCGCCGTCAGGCCGGCGCCAGCCGCCCGTGCCGATAG
- a CDS encoding dihydroorotase — protein MTKTLLIRGGRVIDPAQEIDEITDLAVRNGKIAALGRRAPADADEVIDAAGLIVAPGLIDMHVHLREPGYEEAETIESGTAAAAAGGFTAVACMPNTEPPLDNDSAIEFVLRQAARSAHTRVYPIGALTEGRGGKELAEIGLMVRAGAIAFSDDGSGVADASVCLRAMRYVSMFERLFIQHCEDPTLSGRGVMHAGATATRLGLAGISGLSEDVMVQRDILLAAQAGVRYHVAHVSTANAVAMVRAAKQRGQRVSTEVCPHHLLLTDEACAGYDTNMKMKPPLRSQADVEACLAGVADGTIDCLVTDHAPHLAEDKEHEFADAPFGIIGLETAVPLFVRALIESGRIDWPQLIAALSTHPARLLGVTGGTLAVDQPADIVLLDPDLEWTIAVGEMRSRSRNTPFDGWRVRSRAVGTLVDGEWRYRHGRLAPA, from the coding sequence ATGACCAAGACCCTCCTGATCCGCGGTGGGCGGGTAATCGACCCGGCCCAGGAAATCGACGAGATCACCGACCTCGCCGTGCGCAATGGCAAGATCGCCGCGCTGGGTCGACGCGCCCCCGCCGATGCCGACGAGGTCATCGATGCCGCCGGCCTGATCGTCGCGCCGGGCCTGATTGACATGCACGTCCACCTGCGCGAGCCGGGCTACGAGGAAGCGGAGACCATTGAGAGCGGCACGGCTGCGGCCGCCGCGGGCGGCTTTACGGCCGTGGCTTGCATGCCGAACACCGAACCACCGCTGGACAACGATTCCGCCATCGAGTTCGTCCTGCGGCAGGCGGCCCGTTCCGCCCATACGCGCGTCTACCCGATCGGCGCCTTGACCGAGGGGCGGGGCGGGAAGGAACTCGCCGAAATCGGCCTCATGGTGCGGGCGGGCGCAATCGCCTTCAGCGACGACGGCAGCGGCGTGGCCGATGCGAGCGTTTGTCTGCGGGCGATGCGCTACGTCAGCATGTTCGAGCGCCTTTTCATCCAGCACTGCGAGGACCCCACCCTCTCCGGGCGCGGCGTCATGCATGCCGGTGCCACGGCCACGCGCCTGGGCCTGGCGGGCATCTCCGGCCTCAGCGAGGACGTGATGGTGCAGCGCGATATCCTGCTCGCGGCGCAGGCCGGAGTACGCTACCACGTAGCGCATGTCTCGACTGCGAACGCGGTGGCGATGGTGCGGGCGGCAAAGCAGCGTGGACAGCGCGTCAGCACCGAAGTGTGCCCTCATCATCTGCTGTTGACGGATGAGGCCTGCGCCGGCTACGACACGAATATGAAGATGAAGCCGCCGCTCCGCAGCCAGGCGGATGTCGAGGCGTGTCTTGCGGGTGTCGCGGATGGCACGATCGACTGCCTGGTCACGGACCATGCGCCGCACCTGGCAGAAGACAAGGAACACGAGTTTGCGGATGCGCCTTTCGGCATCATCGGCCTCGAAACCGCTGTGCCCCTCTTCGTCCGGGCGCTGATCGAGTCTGGGCGCATCGACTGGCCGCAACTGATCGCGGCGCTGTCAACCCACCCGGCCCGCCTGCTCGGCGTCACGGGCGGGACCCTGGCCGTCGATCAGCCCGCCGACATCGTGCTGCTCGATCCGGACCTGGAGTGGACCATTGCGGTCGGCGAGATGCGCTCGCGCAGTCGCAATACGCCGTTTGACGGCTGGCGGGTGCGATCGCGAGCGGTAGGCACGCTGGTCGACGGGGAGTGGCGCTATCGGCACGGGCGGCTGGCGCCGGCCTGA
- a CDS encoding homocysteine S-methyltransferase family protein, translating into MPRKHQGRPSAQFPARQEVDWHKLEVLGVVPRFEDRLCAGPLVLDGAVGTELERRGIPCELPLWSAHALRTAPAVVAAIHTDYARAGAELLVANTFRTNPRTLRAAGSAAEGPELCRRAVALARAGAAAADRPCWVAASVGPVEDCYHPERTPGAEALAAEHGEWADWLAFAQPDLVWIETIGTVREAVAAAAAARERGLAYGLSLMLRADGALLGGETLAEAVRAVEPLGPVALGLNCIPPAGVSELLPHLRALTGVPLAAYAHIGNRVPLRGWSIAERPTPEAYAACVAEWIEAGATVVGGCCGTTPAHIAAVAAVVRRRE; encoded by the coding sequence GTGCCACGGAAGCATCAAGGTCGGCCCAGCGCGCAGTTTCCGGCCAGGCAGGAAGTGGACTGGCACAAGCTGGAGGTGCTCGGCGTGGTGCCGCGTTTCGAAGACCGCCTGTGCGCCGGGCCGCTGGTGCTCGACGGTGCGGTCGGCACCGAGCTAGAGCGGCGGGGTATCCCCTGCGAGTTGCCGCTGTGGTCCGCGCACGCGCTTCGCACCGCACCTGCGGTGGTGGCCGCGATTCACACCGACTACGCCCGCGCCGGAGCGGAGCTGCTGGTGGCGAACACGTTTCGGACGAACCCGCGGACCTTGCGGGCCGCCGGAAGCGCGGCAGAGGGTCCGGAGCTGTGTCGGCGGGCGGTCGCGCTGGCTCGCGCCGGTGCGGCGGCGGCGGATCGACCGTGCTGGGTCGCCGCGAGCGTGGGCCCGGTAGAGGACTGCTACCACCCCGAGCGGACGCCGGGTGCGGAGGCGCTGGCGGCGGAGCATGGGGAGTGGGCGGACTGGCTGGCGTTTGCGCAGCCGGACTTGGTATGGATTGAGACGATCGGGACGGTGCGGGAGGCGGTTGCGGCGGCGGCCGCAGCGCGGGAGCGTGGGCTCGCGTACGGCTTGTCGCTGATGCTGCGGGCGGATGGGGCGCTGCTCGGCGGGGAGACGCTGGCAGAGGCGGTGCGTGCGGTCGAACCACTGGGGCCGGTCGCGCTAGGTCTGAACTGCATCCCGCCAGCAGGTGTTTCGGAACTCTTGCCACATCTGCGGGCGCTGACGGGCGTACCGCTGGCGGCGTACGCGCACATCGGCAACCGGGTGCCGCTGCGGGGCTGGTCGATCGCAGAGCGCCCGACACCGGAAGCGTATGCGGCCTGCGTGGCGGAGTGGATCGAGGCGGGGGCGACGGTGGTCGGCGGGTGCTGTGGAACGACGCCGGCGCACATCGC